A portion of the Macaca mulatta isolate MMU2019108-1 chromosome 2, T2T-MMU8v2.0, whole genome shotgun sequence genome contains these proteins:
- the CCDC54 gene encoding coiled-coil domain-containing protein 54, with protein MYTLHTKRVKAAAREMWTSNVSKVRQSFKNVYHKCKIRHQDSTRYPTVTSDDCNQDDVSYDGKMNLTVVLQDVKTAQVELFSQMTDIVHAIPKVHEKTDLYQKQMEVLETRMNVNEDKQCTTTKDILSMKEDIKALKKKVTELEKQNSYSRIHCLEIPEGERGEEITELLYKLIQPATLKNTLASTDREMSSAEPEKVPSYPKSTDHLEKITISPQIKTLKKRNHQNASRNFKTAKPNIYIYPDFSTWIKLTFVHGGKWTFFLSATKLEEFIQWLLSRPTILPEEPQVITQRYCPFTGLILSLTTICLSMFNNIYGFIRSLKEEVTRL; from the coding sequence ATGTACACACTTCACACCAAAAGGGTAAAAGCTGCTGCTAGGGAAATGTGGACTTCAAATGTCTCCAAGGTCagacagtcttttaaaaatgtttaccacAAATGTAAGATTCGGCACCAAGATTCAACTAGATATCCAACTGTGACATCTGATGATTGTAATCAAGATGATGTTAGTTATGACGGAAAAATGAATCTTACAGTAGTGCTCCAAGATGTTAAAACTGCTCAAGTTGAACTTTTCAGCCAAATGACTGACATTGTCCATGCGATACCAAAAGTCCATGAAAAGACTGACTTGTACCAAAAACAGATGGAGGTCCTGGAAACCAGAATGAATGTTAATGAAGACAAACAATGCACAACAACTAAAGATATCCTCTCTATGAAAGAAGACATCAAGGCCTTAAAGAAGAAGGTGACAGAACTGGAAAAGCAGAATTCCTACTCCAGGATACATTGTCTAGAGATTCCGGAGGGAGAAAGGGGTGAAGAAATCACAGAACTGCTTTATAAACTCATACAACCAGCAACTCTGAAGAACACATTGGCCTCTACAGACAGGGAAATGTCTTCAGCAGAACCAGAGAAAGTGCCCAGTTATCCAAAGTCCACTGACCATCTTGAGAAAATAACAATttctccccaaattaaaactCTGAAGAAACGTAACCATCAAAATGCATCAAGGAACTTTAAAACAGCAAAGccaaatatttacatttaccCAGACTTCAGTACATGGATCAAGCTAACTTTTGTTCATGGAGGAAAATGGACATTTTTCCTCAGTGCTACCAAGTTAGAAGAATTCATCCAGTGGCTTCTTTCTAGGCCAACCATTCTCCCTGAAGAACCCCAGGTCATAACCCAGAGATATTGTCCATTCACTGGGCTTATTTTGAGCTTGACCACAATCTGTCTCTCCATGTTCAACAATATTTACGGCTTTATTCGTTCCTTAAAAGAAGAGGTAACTCGACTATAG